In Phaseolus vulgaris cultivar G19833 chromosome 7, P. vulgaris v2.0, whole genome shotgun sequence, the genomic stretch ACGTTATCTATTACAACGGAGTACAACAAGGAAATGTAGAATCTTGAAGAGGCAGATCCGAAAGAAGGTGTCTAACCCAAGTCAACCGACAACCGACaagaacaaaataatatttaagattttgCTTAATTAGTTAAACCAATTGATTCTTGTAAAATAtctaatatatatttcttataaatataaaaataaataattagaaaatatgGAACCGAAGATATAAAAACGAGAAAACactgagaaagaaaaaaataaaaagttaggATTATTTGCATATTATAAAATACATGCTATTTTCTCTTTATTTacacttttaaatatttgtatctagaataaaataaattataaggtGGTATCACATTGTATTTGGGATATTACAATGAGAGGCAATTAAATTTGGTTAAAATGCAATTTCAGTCTCCTACTTTTTTCTTCCCTGGTTTTAATttctacatttatttatttttaattcttttaattttatacacATATTtcgttttatattttaattaatgaatttCTTAATGATAGTTTAAATATTATGCTGGATAGGGTTTGTATCAttgagaaaaatagaaaaactagAATCATTGAAAATTGAGATTAATTTTGTATCAATCCCCAAAATAATTTGCACTATTTGATTCCAAAGAGGACTTGCACCCTTTATAGCCCAATAGTTTTAGAAGAACAAAAGAAGCTAAAATAAGACATTTTTTAGGATAACGAAAAGTTGGAGGAAGTATAAAATTatggctgcttcttcctgcacctccataccttcttgtgccacccccataattttttcttattccaaaaatacccttatcaatattccagattacataatttggaagtctttttctagatttagaattagcttccggattatgtaatctggaagtcttttgtgattagcttccgaattacataatctggaagtcttttctatacataagattagcttccggattatgtaatctggaagtctttttttcaaatgtgttattagcttccagattacataatccagaagtcttttctaaatatgaaattgacttccggattatgtaatccagaatttatccggattacataatccctaggcttattatttcaaattcaaggaggtgaaaaaaaaggataaaatggtattttcatatttagtatggggtggcacaagatggtatggaggtgtaggaagaaagagacAAAACTTTAATATCTAAAAGAAAAAGCAGGCTTGGGCTAATTATTTAGAACTAGTAAAGTTGGGCCGAGCCCAGTATATCATAACTAAAAATATGGAGGGCAGGAAGAAACAGTtcctaaaaattaaaaacattcaaAAGCTTAGGCTAAGCCCAGTTCATACTGAGAATGGAAGAACTTAGCAATTGCTGTTTAACATGCCCTCTTTTTTAAATACTCTTTCCcttctttatatatattttttctttcattttgtctattatttttctctttactaaacaaagaaagaatatttttttatttatttagaagaataaaaataatatatatatatatatatattatttttttctccctTTCCATCATTCTTCCTTTTCTATACCAGACACATCATTAAAGACCATTATacgtgtttttttgtttttattattaaaatgattttcaaaaaaataccatttgaaatgttttaaattttaacacaCTTGGAGAAAAACTACtttattaaaacttttaacacttcccaaaactatttttatgtaaataaatatttggaaTCTGTTTTCGTTTGCAATTTAAAATCATCTTCTTAGAATGTAATATTTGTAAGAAAGATAAAATTCAATATCAATTGAGGTTATAGAACCCTATCCTCATTTTTTTCTTAACCATTTATCCTTTTTAATATACCATTTTTATCTCTAAACTAAAttccaataattaaaaaaatagttaaaataaatttgtatatattacattttaaatcatttttattataaatttaaatgcaatctttaaattttttaaattatttattaatataatttatgagtttaataactatattatcaataaaaaactaCTATTAATGAAACTTCtatgataattattataaaaatcagCAATTTTAATGCACcaaattaaagagaaaaataaatatgaaaaaaaatctcattaaCTTAATTAAAATCTAGAAAAGAAAAGTAGTATCTATTAaagcaatttaaaaaaaacgTGGGTTGCAGCATTTGATGTTGGTGTTGAATATGTAGAATAAGTTTAAGGTAAGATGCAAAAGATGTGACAcgaaaaaattatgaaaacttTTGAACGTAGTCTAAAAGTGACAACAATTTTAAAGATTGCAGAATATATGCTCTTTTAGCTTTCCTATTATCAATATTTGACCACTTTCTTTCTTTAAATTCTTCCCAATTTTCcacattttaattaatattttttcttatctGGATCCAACTCATTTAtctgttatatatatatgtaaactATTCATCAATTTATTCACAatgatatatataaataataattacttttctCCCTTAATCCGtattaattgaaagaaaaatattcattttgtgCATGCTTCTTCCACTGATTATTTctgataataaataatttatactaatattgtagttaaaaaaatattcataaactCAAACtcgattttttttataaaaaaaaaactaaaataatttagttgCAATGGAGAAGTAGGTCCAAGATATTTATGACAACATATGTGATGTTCCTAAGTTTGAAATGGATGGTTCCACACCACACGTGCACTCTCACTTACACTTACGGCTTTTACTTTGAATAAtaccacacacacacacattaaTACTACTGTTGAAAGTAACCTTTTCCGAATCAACGACCAAAAACTTTGGATAACTACGACAAAACATTAATTGCTTTGCTTAAGCTTATATGCATCTCACAAAATTTGAGTAGGGTAattcaattcataaaatatTGAAGGAAGATAAAACTAACTCAAATATATATTAGTAACATCTTACTTAATAATCGAGATTAAGaacaatttaaatacatttttttcatttaatcttTATGTGTTCGAACGGAGTTGAAACTAAGAGAACGATTCAAACTACTCATCTGTCGGTCGATTTGCAACTCACTCCTCCCTCGGCTGAACTTCCATGTTCTCGCTCTTCCACTCCTCCTCCTCGCTAGTTTCAGATTCGGATGGTATCTGCAAAAGGTACTCCTACGTTCAAGTCAGACTTAAGTACACGACACTCAGTATTTAGGATTAGATGATTGTCTACCTGAACCTTTGGGATTTGTGctaatttatatgattattgTGGGGCCATTTTTGTTAGTGGGCCTAATAAAAGAAGATTAACAAACACTGGGTCATTAATCAATCTTGTTGCTGGTCATGTCAGTCGGTTTGGACCGAATGCCGAGTCAAGATCTTGATCGTGCTGACCGTATCAATACATTTTCTATacatcttttaaaaacaaaatcgtGAAGGAACTCTGAATTTCATAGCGAACAACATCAAATCTTATAACATATCTTTCTTTTTCaacttatatatatttatggatttaAGAAATGTGCCGACACTAGGAAAAATTAGAAGTGAGGAAAAATTGATAGCCACTAGTATGTGCATAATGTATGGTATATggtttggaaaagaaaatgaagaaatagTAAGAAAAGGAAGCCATAGAATATTTCCTTTGcttctttaatttcttttggAATCTCTAAGTTTGGCCATTGAAATGGGATCAATCTCCACAATCTTCTGTCTTCAAAAGTTGGTGCCTATGCTATTTTTTGTCTTTGACTGCATAACTACTTCCTACATAAACAatcatcttttttttattatcttctattcttttttttccttttccttcatACTACGTACActgaaaataacataaaaaattgagTTGTTTCGGCAAATAATTTTtgctttaaataaaataataatattttactcaaaatcataattaaatcaaacttaaaaaatataagctATTACTTATTTAAAgttttttgaattaaatataaattgtttaaaaatacTGTGACattgaaaaattatgaaataacaAAGTGTCAAGGTTCGTAATAACTATTTAAGATGAACAAAGTtggttataaaatcatttaattatgGCACATCATACTTTATAATAAATGTGATAATCCATAATGGTTGACTGGTCAAGAAATATAATGTTGTGGGGACAGTACTCGTTAATATACATTTATGAGGGCAATAGTtatattataaactattttttatactaAATTCCAAAATATGAGAATAATCTATAATTATATTGAAAAGactatttatatctacaccaaCTCACTCTCCTCTCACTTATTAATATAAgattttttgaattataaaaaaacacaaaaatcataaaatttgtttctgtCAACAAGTATTTTATTGGTTTAGGGTTTTATTGGTTCGTACTCAAGTCATTTTATTGTTTAGAGTTTAGGATTTTATTGATTcgtatcactacaagaaaatcatgaaatagaaattaatttttatagatcaaaataattagttacaataataactaaattagagaccattttggaaattaaaacaaaaattagtttctaaattagtttctattattattaaatagtttctaaattggtctctaattagcaaccaaggttttagagattaaatttataaactaaataattggttgaTAAAACCTtggttactaattagataccaatttagaaactatttaacagtaatataaaataatagaaactaatttagaaaccaatttttgttttagtttctaaaatggtttctaatttagttactattgcaactaattattttggtttctaaaaattggtttttatttgatgattttcttgtagtactcaagtcatatttatttaaaagacATCTATTAATCATATAATTGAAGTATTGTCGattttagaatttagaattttattacgattttatttttaaaatttattttaaaaagttaaaataaaaattaaattatatgatgTTATTGGACATATccaaacaatattaatatatatagagTTTGATGATAATAATGGAATAGCTAGGCAATAGGCATAATTAATTTGTTGTCCTACTTGTGTCATCTCTTCACATGTAGTATAGccaatttttgtataaatttttgttGTGAAGTTCACATGCCACGTAGGGCTACATAAATTAAATAGTTGTGTTCTATGTTTGCATGCATTTGAATAAAAAGTGGTCCTATTTCTGCTGCTAATTATTTGTACTCAGAAAATGACCTAACTTGTGAGAAAAAAACACTCATTCCATCAATTTCTTTAGAATGCATTACTAATTTGCCAAAACAAACTCACCAATGTTAACATTCATGCTCAAACTCAAACCcttctttttttttgtattcaAAACAATCTTTATCAGATTCATTGTTTAAGAATTTAACTTTGaataactttatattataaaattaaatataaactgctatataataattagttgataatgtacaatttttgttttagcttAAATATCAGATATTGAATTTGAATTGTGTGTGTTTGGCATTAACTACATTCAAAGTAAAATCAATATTTGTTTGGTGAAGAAAACATCTTTAAAGAAGTTTTTCCATTAATATTAGTAAAAAtcataaatgtatttttttaatgaagtaatttctttttacaatttctcttaaataattttcaatcaattaatttttgtttattttttctttttaaatatgtaTTGGTAAGTTACATCTCttttataacataattttaatattcctCTTTTCAATATAATTTGGTGATATTGTACATAGCCAATAAATTCATAATCCAATATTTCACACAAAAAAGAAGGTTCTAGGTGATTGGATGAAAGTTCTAAGTGATTGGAGGATTATCCTATAATTTGGTGACACTTTTTTTGAATAAGTAGTAAAAAAGTGAAATTAAGTATTTTGATATGGTAAATATAGTTtcacataatttaatttaatagtcAGAATACatcttttaagaataaaatcatgaatttccaaaacaaataatataatgatattatctttattctaaaatatatttctcaaatatgtaaagaaaatattttataagaaaatgaggaatactgtgatttttttttacttgatcTAAAATTGTGAAATGGCACAGAAAAAGAAGAGAGTTTTATTAATGAAGCaacaatatataaaaagagaaagaaggaAGAGAAGAGGTGTCAAATTGAGAGCCACAaatgtcaaatatatacaactATTTATCCAAACACGATTCATCATCGTCATCTTCAACATTCAAACACAACAATTCAATCATTACACATATAAAATACCATTTCATTTTCAACAAAACATAAAATCCtcacaacaattttttttttttttcttttttattgaaaaaatgtATATCATATTCCAATTCATAATCAGGGTTACATCACACAGTTACATTTCTTCTATTAAATAacattaagttttaattttaatctcaTTTTTCTAACCTATGACtctagtttatttattttcatttcttcaaaaaaaaaattaaaatatcgaCATTTTAATCTGCTCTTAATTTTGTATTGtttaacttattattttttacatttcaatTAGTTAATAAtgcattaaatttaaaaataaagcaGATCAAAATAAACGAAAACACGTACCAACCAAAAACTGTACGGagatttaaattttgattaagttataaaaactaaaatctagaaaaaaaaaaattgcaaatcAGAAATTAAACACAAATCAAATTTAGGGTTAGCACTCCTTTCATTTTAATTTGCCCACAAAAAAAATATCGACAATTTTAAGTTAGTCTTTagttttatacatattttatattttaatttaatcgaATCGAACTTTAAgttctaatatttatttaaaatgtaagaaaaattcattaaaacataaaacaacggAAATATTGAAGATCGATCGAGAATTTcacaacttttaaaaaatacattaaaaaaactaaattcacaaattgagaaataaagaaaacCAAGTCTTTAGTCAAAGGTTTAGTGTTAATTTAACAACAGAAACATAGAAGACTCAAAGTTAAGGATTATTaggaattaaaataaaaaaaaattataatttaatccaaagaaaaaaaaaacttggtcATACTATTATAACTTAATATTATGAGGGTTCATATAAAAGTGTgtacataaaaaattgaaaatgaaaatggaagCATGTTAGATCacataatcattttttttttcttaattatttacACGTTAACGAAGGGTGCAACCACCGAGGGTGGTTCGTAGCAGAACGGCGCCGCCGGGTGCTGCCACTTTTTGAAGACGATTTTCTCTTGCGGCCGCTGCTGCTGCGGCTTCTCCTCCTTCTGCGGCGGAGGAGGCGGCGGCGGCGAGGAGGCCAGCGGGGAGAGTAGCGGGATCGCCGCGTTCCACTGGACGGCGCGGTTTATCTGAAGCGACGACGGAGCGTGGGACTGCAAGCGGCTGGGCTGGCGGCGGGCGCGGCGGGAATCGGCCATGGAGACGGTGGCGCGTGTGAGATTGATGGTGATGAGAGAGAaagtgtgtgagagagagagagagagagtggtGTGGTGTGTGAGAGAGAAAACGGTGGGTGGAAGTTGAGGGGTATAAATAGAGGGGCGTGCGGTGCACACGTTTGGAATCTCAAACTTAAATCATTGAACCGGCTCGGCTAATTTCGGTTCGGCTCATTTCGGTTCAGCTCGATTAGTTGGGTTTGGTTTATGACTTGTGGCTCGGCTTAGATATGCTTTTCGTTTTTCTACCATTTTCTTATGCATTTCATTTCTGATATATTCTTTTGTCGGAAAATTAatgaaacataataaaaaaaatattttaatattttttattctgcattatatatatatatatatataaacggATTCAAGATCACAAGACGAATAAATTATAaacgaaaaataaataattaatgttatcttaaaattttaatatggtaattaaataaaaaaaatgtagggGACTGAAAAAGATACTAAATAacgttatttttttaatttgacaaagatatttatttatgtatttcatatttttaataaaaagattcTCTATTTTCCGTTTTCCttataaatgattaaaaaaaaattcattcttTAGAAAGTGATGTGTATTCATTCTTTATacattattgttatttatttatgaaagatattgttttattaaaatatttatttaaatttaattaagtgtttttttaaataaaataagaaggtaaatattattttatgaaaatacaAGTGAGGTTAATGTAATTCATTAAAAATGAGAGAAAGTTATTCAATGTGTATTTAAAAAAGCTTGAGAAGATAGccatgtaattattttattgacttTATATATGTGTTTCTCTTTTAAATCTatacataatataaatattatttaatacagATTtaggaaatatatttttatttataaaatgaattaGATAAATGTATATTCCATTCCCCGCAACTTAATGACTCATTAAATTAAGAGGAgaaactatttaaataaaataaaaaagaggcatgtacaaaattaattgtttttttatcaatgttatttaataatagaaaattagGTTTGATTGTGAAACCTATATGATAAATTGTGATCTTCATTTCTTTTCCTTGCTCTAGTTAAATGTTAACATAtatagtatttaaaaaatatttagtatacgttttatatttttgtaagaCTGTATCatatagaaaattaatattaaattgtcATATCATAAAGAATATATTAATTTCACAATAAATCTCTAATGCTTTAACAAGAGAAATAATAAAACTTGATTACACAGATTTATTATCATGATTATTTACCATATAGAACAacattctatatttttatttaatattaataatattaaaataaaatgtaaattacAAAAGCTAAGAAAGTATAAGGGTAAAATAATCAAGTTTTTATAAATCtactatatatatacataaacaCTTAACactatttttgaaatataatctatcatgattgaaaaaaaaaagttattaaactCTATATTTAAAGgaacaatatattttaattcattctcaattttattttacaaatttgtACGGAAACTATATTAGATTTTGTAAAATAGTTCaaaatcttaataatatttttaattgctatataagtgtatatatatatatataatttttctatttaaattgtaaaattattaattttataaaaaaatgttatagttAATGTTGCCTCTTCAATTTGGTGACATTTAGGTCCCACTGGGAAGTTCTAGATTTGCAATAAAACCCGAATTAGGAGTGTTTTTGACTGGTCAAGTAGGTAAAAGGTCACATTCAACTTTAATTTTTGTCTACAgatgaagaaataaaataaatgaaaatttaaatacaatatgatttttttttaattttacaatattttattaaattatggtATATGATACGGTTGttaatttttataagaaaaaatatttaaaataatttttttatttcatataagaAAAATGTCAGTGAGAAGCCATTATTTATGGTAGCATTGAAAATTAACCCAACCTAAGCTAGCTGTCACTTTCGtccaatttcttttcttgttatGAGTGACCAAATGTTTTGTCGGTTTATTAAAACAAGAGAAATGTTACACACTAAGTTTCCCAAaagtttttcaaatattttattagttcaaatttattaaaaattgcaCAATTTAGCTGCTctcttatttaataaatcatttttcaaattttatacttttcaataatttttactgataaaaagaTGTGCTAAAAATGTatttgtaacattttttttgtcaGTATAGCACAAACACTACACACGGATACAGATACAGAGATACGTgtaatatctaaaatgtaggatacgatGACATAAATctctatattatataattatgaattatataaattgacaataaaaatttatgtgcacaaacatgtttcagttttttttagcaaaaatatattttttcatgactcgttcaaaatgattaatttcttatttttataatcatactaaaaatttataaaatgaatttgagttttagaaaattaatgtattttttttaaaattgtgttagaatcgtgttaaaattatcataaatccaacaaataatttttgaagACACGTCATTTAAAAGAGTGTACAAATCTCATAGATCcgaaaattcatttaaaataatacaatattgTTTTATTTGCATGATGGGTGCAATACCGATGTTCAATTCGAATATGGATATAAAATGCGTCaacttttagaaaataaaaaaatgtgctggtagaaaattcaaaataatataaaatatttgtagatTATGCTAAAAGTATTGGTAAGACAAGTACATAAATATGAAAGAATCAAAGAAAAATTTCTATATATACTTCTTTAAAGATTGTCATTATTTCCAATAAAAAAGTGATTAAAccggtattttttttttccactcAATTAAACAGGTATTTAAAACAAGTCTAACCATACTTCCAATCGCATTTAATTTCATTAGTCGTAATCAATTTGTGGagaaatgattttaaaaaataatttaaagtaatAATGTATTTGTTTGAGGTTACCTACTCTTTATGCATGCCAATTTGAAGGGGAAAGTATCTCTCCATCCATTGATTTCAGTATAAGTCCAAGAGTGAAAGGGAGGCAGAATTTTGTTTTGGCCATCCTCGATTACATGAGAggaaagtaaagaaaaaaaacatgtaacatTGTTTTCTTAATCATAATCTATTTCCACACAATAATTGTTTATCTAATCAATTATGAAATTGTGTGTTTTGAATCGTAATCAATTATATACGTATTTTTGATGTTCTTTTAGGATTGTGTGGCTATAATTGTTTATGTTTATAGTTTGATAATATGACATTTGAGTCTTGTATGTGGTGACTTGAAGTTTGGTCTTAGTGTGACTGTTCGTGGTAGTGCAAGATGGTGACAAGGTAGAACAATCTGAGATCGATGTGGTATTTTTTCATCTTTCCATTTTGCTTACAtgacaaaattataatattactttttttttatcaattacaCTTACCACATTAcacataactttttttttacatttttcactctttttcccttaggGTATGTTTCAATTGGAGAGGGAATGTGTGGAAATTTaagaagaaagtgtgaagaaagtgagtgTGTTTAGGTTAGAATATGTTAAAGTGGATGTATGAGAAAAGTTTGttgaaatttataaatgatACGATGATTGTgagaaaattttgatttttttaaaggtATAAGAtctaagtttacaaatttatctctatctttagaaatattttaataataaaatatgaagtatGGAAAACACTGTTCATGCGATCCTTCATCCCTCTTTTGCGCACATTAGTGGATCCAAATGAAATATATTAGTGCACTTCCATCTATATGAACAATACTTCCCTAAACAAATAAACCCTTAATTTAAACAACCTCATATTTTACTCACTTTCTCCTCAAATATACTATTATTTTTCTCCCTCAAATCTAAACAAAGAATAGAGATAGCAGTGGATGATTTCAATTGACAACAAATAATATTTCTGAAGACCTCAATAGTAATGGTAAATAATAACATGCTCTCAGAAAAGAACATAATAAAGAATACATTATAAcgtgatttaaaaataaaccaaaaaaagaataaatactAACTCTTTGCACTAAAGAAAAAATTGATGTTTATATTTGGGCTCACAACACAAAGCACCTATAAAAACATAGTcagaaaaattagaaaaaaaaaattaattgcaataaatgatgtaatatatctttattttaaaaataaggatAAACTAAAAGGCTGGACTGAGAAATATGTTTTGGTGGCCTAACAAACACATTTCAACAAACCTTTTAGCAAAAGCTTTCCGTTTTCGCTTCTCTAGGAATTACGTTGTTTCTATTCAGCAGCAATAGAAAAAACAAGGTGCGCTAATTCACCttttacataataaattattaggtaatcacaatttcaattttttataccATCAAAGTctaagttttattattttaatattttttcatatcatttaattataaatttatactttattatatatatttattttaaaattcatcaTATCAACATTatataaaattccaaaaattatcaaattatcattttttaaattattggaaAATTCTATGTCTGGTTTCCGATTATCTAAACTGACAACAATTACCAAAAAGGAAGTAACCACTTTTACCATAAGCACTAAAGATTTACAAAACAGTAGGCTTCCTTTTGAGTTCAAAAGTAATATATAACATGAAATGATGTAGATACACAAGAAAAAGAAGCCTTTAACTTACCAAAAAGCTATACAAAATTAGatttgaagataaaaaagaCTAGACAAAGCATCACGAAGTGAATAGCATTTTGAGGTCTTGGATCCGAGCAGACCGAACCTCATCATCGGTGAGGGTACCAGATATCATCCTCTGTTTCCTCGCCTGCACTTGTTGCAACCGATCTTCCACCGTCTCCTGTAGTTCACGTTATTCATTAACCCTTgccataattgataaaaatgtggGAAAATAAAGTCAAAACAACGTGCCAATTTAAACCAAACGAAGAAAAGTTAGTCCAAGTGACCCAACAAAGGGATAAAAGGTGGGAGACTGCTTGGGAAAAACGTCAGAAAATACCCAAAAAGGTATCGAAGCAATAATATAGTGAACACATTTTGAACTATATCAAGGCATAgccatttaaaataaaataatcaaagaAGGAAAGTGTGGGCTTATCAATTATCAACAAAAGTGGCGCCATTTggcaaaaaggaaaaaacaaggATACTTTGAATATTCCAAGTCCAATCCGAAACTTTTGATTAAGAAGTCGGCAAGTTATAATAGAAGTATCTCAAGagagtttaggatttagggtttaagaATATTTGCATCTCCTTAACAAATTGGGAAAATGGATTGGCTAACCTTCACAATAAATCTTCTCACTTTAACTCTACAGTTTTGTCCTATGCGATGAATTCTCATTATTGCTTGCTCCTCAACAGCAGGATTCCACCATGGATCCTACATTTACAGCACAATGTTAACACAGAAGATTCAAGTTGTCATACAGGATAGACAA encodes the following:
- the LOC137827481 gene encoding uncharacterized protein At4g14450, chloroplastic-like, with the translated sequence MADSRRARRQPSRLQSHAPSSLQINRAVQWNAAIPLLSPLASSPPPPPPPQKEEKPQQQRPQEKIVFKKWQHPAAPFCYEPPSVVAPFVNV